The following DNA comes from Candidatus Manganitrophaceae bacterium.
TCCTTAAGAAAGTTGAACATTTTTTTAAAAACAAGTTCTTCTACTCTCTCCGTCTGGAGGGAAACAGTATTGAAGAATTTCTATTTCAGTTCAGAGCCGGGCACTGTGAGTACTTTGCAACAGCAACCGTGTTGCTTCTTAGAGAAGCAGGCATTCCGGCACGTTATGCGACAGGATTCTCAGTTCAGGAGTTTAAGCAGAATGAAAATAGGTTTGTTGTGCGTGAAAGGCACGCGCATGCCTGGGCCTTGGCCTACACTGATGGGATATGGCTTAATGTGGATAACACGCCGAGTGTATGGGCATCGATTGAAGCAAGTACCAGCTCGATGTGGGAACCCTTGCGTGATCTTTGGTCAAGAGGGGTCTTCCTCTTTTCAAAATGGCGGGGGAGTGAAAAGGATTTTTCTCTGATAGAATATTTCAGTTGGCCCTTCGCTATTCTTGCAGCAAGCCTGGTCTGGCAGTTCTTTCTCAGAAAACGGGTGACCCGATTTATTGTGAAAAGTAAAGACAGGAGGATTAAACGATATTCTGCTAACGCAGAATCAGATTTTTATTTAATCATAAGAAAGCTGCATGCCTTGGGTCTTGGCCGGGAACCGGGGGAACTTCTTTCTGTCTGGATTAAAAGAATCGGACGAGGGAAACTGTCAGCGACATCGCTTCAATCGTTACAAGCAATCCTGGCCCTCCATTACCGCCATCGATTTGACCCTGAACAACTCTCTCCGAGAGAAAGAATAGTCCTCAAGCGCCGGGTCCAAGCCTGGTTAAAGGTACATCAGATTGATTTGATCCGTTCTTAGTGGAATATCGGGGAGAGAGATTTCTACAAGAGACCCCTCGCATTTTTGCTTCAGAAGTATCGGGTATTCTTTTAGATAATTTATACGACGTGTGGTTTTTTATATACTGGGTTCTTATCCTCTCGTGAATACTTACAGCGAGTGCAATCATCGCCCCTCTCGGACGGGGTTCTTCAAAATTCTGATTTAGGAATGTTCATCGATAACATCTTCGACTACCTCGTAGAAGATCAGACAAATATGTTGATCCTGATTGTCACACTGATCCCTCGTTCGTTCTTTTAAAATTTTTCATGTCGGGAAATCAATGCGTTAGTCGATGGTTTTATAGTTGTTGTCGTGTGGCATATTTATTGCTAGTATAAAAAACATTAAATGTACCGGCAATGGCGCCTGGTCTGGTGGCAGCAGAAGAGCTGCAAACCAATCCGGGCTTTTTTATACCCAATTTCGTGTATTGAGCATATATGTTATTTGGCCGTCACACTAAGAATCCGATTCATATTCCAACAAAACCCGTCGAGAAGTGGGTCTATACGACCTGCGGATACTGTTCCACCGGGTGTTCCATCGAGGTGGGAGTCGATAAGGATGGGAAGGGGATCACAACGCGCGGAGTGATGGATGCCGATGTGAATCGGGGAAAGCTCTGCCTGAAAGGAATCTACGAGTTCGAGTTGTTCGACACGCCAAATCGGGGCGTTGTTCCGCTCATGCGCAAGAAGATATCGGAACCGTTTGAGAAAGCGTCGTGGGATAAGTCCTTGACGCAGATGGCGAGCGAAATTCAACGGATTCAGGCCCAATATGGCCGTGACAGCTTTGCAATCGTCTCGACCGGCCAGATCTATACCGAAGAATTTTATACCCTGGGAAAGCTGGTCCGGGGCCTGATCGGAACGAATAATTACGATGGCAATACCACCCTCTGCATGGCCTCTGCGGTGTCCGGCTATAAGCGCTCATTTGGGAGTGACGGCCCTCCGGGGTGTTATGAGGATTTTGAGAATACCAGCTGTCTCCTGGCCATCGGGTCAAATCTTCCTGAGCAGCACCCTATTATCTATTGGCGGATGAAAGAAGCGCAAGACCGGCACCACTTTCCCCTCATTGTCGTTGATCCCCGGGTCACGATGTTCGCGCAACTGGCCGATATCCACATTCCAATTGCACCCGGAACGGACCTCGTCTTTTTGAATGCCCTGGCTCATGTCATCCTGGAAGAGGGTTTGGAGGATCGCGGCTATATTGATGCCCACACCTCGGGATACAGTGCTTTTTCGGAGTTGGTTCGGGAATACAATCCGGCTAAGGCGGCCAAAATCTGCGGCATCGACGAGGATATGATCCGTAAGGTGGCACGGATCTACGGTGAAGCGGGGACGGCGATGACCATCTGGACCATGGGCATTAACCAATCGACCCATGGCTCCGACGGTGTCGCGGCGATCAATAATTTGAATCTGATTACGGGCAATATTGGGAAGCCGGGAGGAACCTCGCTTTCCATCACGGGCCAGTGCAATGCGATGGGAACACGTGAGTTTTCCTCCTGCTCCGGCCTTCCAGCCTACAGAAAGCTTGAAAAGGAGGAAGACAGGGCCTTCATGGCCGATTATTGGGGTGTAGAGGAAGACTTCTTCCCCAAAAAACGAGGTCTGACACAGACGGACATCTTCCCCGCCATTGAAAGGGGAGAGATTAAAGGGCTCTGGCTGATTGCCACAAATCCGATGACCTCCATGCCCGACACGGTCCGTACCCGAAAGATTCTTGAAAAATTGGAGTTCCTGGTTGTTCAGGATATCTATACGGATGTTGAAACACTTGAATCCGCCCACCTCTTCCTTCCTACGGCACTCTGGGGAGAGAAGGAAGGGATCTTTACCAATACCGAGCGGCGTGTGAACGTGGTCCGCAAGGTCTCGAACCCGCCGGGTGAAGCCAAGCCGGAACTCTGGATATTCACGCAGCTTGCCAGGCATTTTGACCCGGATGAACGGATGCACTTTTCCGAAACACCGGCAGAGGTCTTTGAGGAAATGCGGGAGCTTTCGAAAGGCCGCCTCTGCGATTACTCCGGGATGAACCATGAAAAGATAGAGGCACGGCGCGGTATTCAATGGCCCTGCAATGCGACTCATCCGAAGGGCGCAAAGCGGCTTTACACCGATGGAGTTTTCCAGTATCCGGATGGAAAGGCGAAACTGATTTCGCTTCCTTTCATAGATAATAATGAGGTTCCTGATGATGAATATCCCTTCTGGCTGAACAGCGGAAGGGTTGTGGAGCATTGGCATACTCGTACAAAGACGGGCAAGATCGGAAATTTAAACAAGTTTAGTCCGACCCCCTACATGGAGATGAATCCGGCCACGGCAGATCGGCTTGAGATAGAGGCATTGGAGTACGTTCAGGTTTTTTCCCGCCGGTCTTCGGCCATTGT
Coding sequences within:
- a CDS encoding nitrate reductase; translation: MLFGRHTKNPIHIPTKPVEKWVYTTCGYCSTGCSIEVGVDKDGKGITTRGVMDADVNRGKLCLKGIYEFELFDTPNRGVVPLMRKKISEPFEKASWDKSLTQMASEIQRIQAQYGRDSFAIVSTGQIYTEEFYTLGKLVRGLIGTNNYDGNTTLCMASAVSGYKRSFGSDGPPGCYEDFENTSCLLAIGSNLPEQHPIIYWRMKEAQDRHHFPLIVVDPRVTMFAQLADIHIPIAPGTDLVFLNALAHVILEEGLEDRGYIDAHTSGYSAFSELVREYNPAKAAKICGIDEDMIRKVARIYGEAGTAMTIWTMGINQSTHGSDGVAAINNLNLITGNIGKPGGTSLSITGQCNAMGTREFSSCSGLPAYRKLEKEEDRAFMADYWGVEEDFFPKKRGLTQTDIFPAIERGEIKGLWLIATNPMTSMPDTVRTRKILEKLEFLVVQDIYTDVETLESAHLFLPTALWGEKEGIFTNTERRVNVVRKVSNPPGEAKPELWIFTQLARHFDPDERMHFSETPAEVFEEMRELSKGRLCDYSGMNHEKIEARRGIQWPCNATHPKGAKRLYTDGVFQYPDGKAKLISLPFIDNNEVPDDEYPFWLNSGRVVEHWHTRTKTGKIGNLNKFSPTPYMEMNPATADRLEIEALEYVQVFSRRSSAIVLVQLTHRIAEDAVFIPMHYYNCVNRLVLGLLDPYSRQPAFKQSAVRIEKIADQRAAAKENVMARKY